The Chaetodon trifascialis isolate fChaTrf1 chromosome 16, fChaTrf1.hap1, whole genome shotgun sequence genome includes a region encoding these proteins:
- the wdr44 gene encoding WD repeat-containing protein 44 has translation MASDTSDTEEFYDAPEDVNFTPSPKVSPAKFVIPSPQLPQRSINAAQDVAASETQQDDSLQIIDSIIEESQKGSVGEVAQLLDQLNVDVRAEPEPQEDNNAQEVPVELAATAREPELAERPEEQQESAATNGACSVPAPEPTDSPGLSVGSQEGVQPPDITSTVGQSQPGGAVAVAEGEQEQRPADILDQVPFTDRQADSDSSGPLKPPRQFTVEPDIVASTKKPPPSRPPPPSGGPPPRPPPPSWQSLPSKKSQECLRLSGLEVSAVGPASSGVLEPSGLLSPSSTVRSLTKELQHSLDLASATSGDKVVTAQENEDEQASSQSGGQTPGPQRPRSNSGRELTDEEILASVMIKNLDTGEEIPLIQAEEKLPAGINPLTLHIMRRTKEYITNDAAQSDDDDKSQAPLADTDGGKLKQKTTQFKKFLGKSVKMAKHLAEEYGEKAVNKVKSVRDEVFHTDQDDPSSSDDEGMPYTRPAKFKAAHSFKGPFDFDQIKVVQDLSGEHMGAVWTMKFSHCGRLLATAGQDNVVRIWVLKTAFDYFNNMRLKYNTEGRVSPSPSQESLCSSKSDDPGASCVPEDPETEDRNAPFRQVPFCKYKGHTADLLDLSWSKNFFLLSSSMDKTVRLWHISRRECLCCFQHIDFVTAIAFHPRDDRYFLSGSLDGKLRLWNIPDKKVALWNEVDGQTRLITAANFCQNGKYAVIGTYDGRCIFYDTERLKYHTQIHVRSTRGRNKVGRKITGIEPLPGENKILVTSNDSRIRLYDLRDLSLSMKYKGYVNSSSQIKASFSHDYSFIVSGSEDKYVYIWSTYHDLSKFTSVRRDRNDFWEGIKAHNAVVTSAIFAPHPGLIVPQETGAEKPEAECKSLDSTDSETIPSGALKTDHTEVLLSADFTGAIKVFINVKKY, from the exons ATGGCGTCAGATACAAGTGACACCGAGGAATTCTATGATGCTCCCGAGGACGTTAATTTTACTCCATCTCCGAAAGT gTCACCTGCAAAGTTTGTCATTCCTTCACCTCAG CTTCCACAACGATCGATAAATGCCGCACAAGATGTGGCTGCATCTGAGACTCAGCAAGATGATTCCCTACAG ATCATTGATAGCATCATTGAGGAGAGCCAAAAGGGAAGTGTTGGTGAGGTGGCTCAGCTGTTAGATCAGCTAAATGTTGATGTAAGAGCAGAACCAGAGCCACAGGAAGATAATAATGCTCAGGAAGTTCCTGTGGAGTTAGCAGCCACGGCTCGTGAACCTGAGCTTGCAGAGAGGCCAGAGGAACAACAGGAAAGTGCAGCAACAAACGGAGCATGCTCTGTACCTGCCCCTGAACCCACAGATTCCCCGGGCCTGTCAGTGGGATCACAAGAAGGTGTTCAGCCCCCAGACATCACCAGCACTGTAGGACAGAGTCAGCCTGGTGGGGCTGTTGCGGTTGCAGAAggggagcaggagcagagaccTGCAGATATTTTAGACCAGGTCCCATTCACGGACAGGCAGGCTGACTCAGACTCCTCTGGGCCTTTGAAACCCCCACGGCAATTCACAGTGGAACCAGACATCGTAGCCAGCACCAAGAAGCCTCCTCCCTCACGTCCACCCCCTCCCAGCGGAGGTCCTCCACCAAGACCGCCTCCACCGTCTTGGCAGAGTCTGCCTTCCAAGAAGTCTCAGGAATGTCTGAGGTTGAGTGGACTGGAAG TGTCTGCGGTCGGTCCAGCCAGCAGCGGCGTTCTGGAACCCTCTGGCCTGTTGTCCCCTAGCAGCACAGTGAGGAGTCTAACCAAAGAGCTGCAGCATTCCCTGGATCTGGCCAGCGCCACCAGTGGGGACAAGGTGGTGACAGCACAG gaaaatgaagatgaaCAGGCCTCATCTCAGAGTGGAGGACAAACCCCAGGCCCTCAGCGTCCACGTTCCAACTCTGGTAGAGAACTGACAGATGAA GAAATTCTGGCCAGTGTGATGATCAAAAATCTTGACACAGGCGAAGAGATCCCTCTCATTCAGGCAGAGGAGAAACTTCCTGCAGGGATCAACCCCCTCACTCTGCACATCATGAGGAGGACCAAGGAGTACATTAC GAATGATGCAGCCCAGTCAGACGATGATGACAAGTCTCAGGCTCCACTGGCAGACACAGATGGTGgaaaactgaaacagaaaac AACTCAGTTTAAGAAATTCCTGGGCAAGTCTGTAAAAATGGCCAAGCATCTCGCTGAAGAATATGGAGAGAAGGCCGTCAACAAAGTGAAAAGTGTGCGTGATGAAG TGTTCCATACAGATCAGGACGATCCGTCATCGAGTGACGATGAGGGCATGCCGTACACCAGGCCTGCCAAGTTCAAGGCAGCACACAGCTTCAAGGGTCCGTTTGACTTTGATCAGATTAAGGTTGTGCAGGACCTGAGTGGAGAGCACATG GGGGCCGTTTGGACGATGAAGTTTTCTCACTGCGGGAGGCTGCTGGCAACCGCAGGCCAAGATAATGTGGTCCGCATCTGGGTCTTGAAGACTGCCTTCGACTACTTCAACAACATGAGATTAAAGTACAACACTGAAG GTCGAGTTTCACCTTCTCCCTCTCAGGAAAGTTTATGCTCCTCTAAATCTGATGATCCTGGG GCAAGTTGTGTTCCAGAGGACCCAGAGACAGAAGATAGGAATGCCCCTTTCCGTCAGGTCCCATTCTGCAAGTATAAAGGCCATACGGCTGATCTGCTGGACTTGTCCTGGTCAAAG aactttttcctcctctcctcctccatggaTAAAACAGTCAGGTTATGGCACATATCCAGGAGAGagtgcctctgctgctttcagcaCATCGATTTCGTCACAGCCATTGCTTTCCATCCCAGA GACGACAGATACTTTTTAAGTGGCTCTCTGGATGGAAAGCTACGGCTCTGGAACATTCCAGACAAGAAGGTGGCACTGTGGAACGAGGTGGACGGCCAAACACGCCTCATCACTGCAGCCAACTTCTGCCAAAATGGGAAGTATGCCGTCATCGGCACCTACGATGGCCGGTGCATCTTCTACGACACAGAG CGTCTGAAATACCACACTCAGATTCATGTGAGGTCCACCAGAGGCAGGAACAAAGTTGGACGCAAAATCACTGGCATTGAACCTCTACCTGGAGAGAATAAG ATTTTAGTAACCTCAAATGATTCCCGCATTCGCCTTTATGACCTGAGGGACTTGTCTTTATCCATGAAATACAAGGGTTAtgttaacagcagcagccagatcAAGGCGAGCTTCAG TCATGACTACTCCTTCATAGTCAGTGGCTCAGAGGATAAGTACGTGTACATCTGGAGCACTTACCACGACCTGAGCAAGTTCACATCTGTACGACGGGACCGCAATGACTTCTGGGAAGGAATTAAAG CACATAACGCAGTGGTCACCTCAGCAATTTTTGCGCCCCACCCCGGCCTTATCGTTCCACAAGAAACTGGAGCAGAGAAACCAGAAGCAGAGTGTAAGAGCCTGGActccacagactctgaaacgATACCCTCAG GAGCCCTAAAGACAGATCACACAGAGGTTCTACTCTCTGCTGACTTCACTGGAGCCATCAAGGTTTTCATCAATGTAAAAAAGTACTGA